In Paenibacillus sp. FSL M7-0420, a single genomic region encodes these proteins:
- a CDS encoding right-handed parallel beta-helix repeat-containing protein translates to MEYHVALQGSDQAPGTVEQPFRSISRAAALAEPGDTVTVHAGTYREWVSPANGGTEEQRIVYQAAGDGEVIITGAEPVADWQDEGDGVWSTVVPNSLFAVRNPFAEKLYGDWLFEGAFEPHLGEVYLDGKSLYECDSVTKLRDPQVWPQAKYAADSLLQWYAEAGSAATKIWASFGGKDPRRENVEISVRPYCFWPEQTGRGYITVRGFTLRQAAPQWAPPTALQEGLIGPHWSKGWIIEDNHICESKCTGVSLGKEISTGHNEWSKGRMKGGTQREQEVIFRALRQDWHKDNIGSHIVRNNVIHDCEQAGVVGHLGAAFSRIEQNRIYNIHHKRIFHGAEVGGIKLHASLDTQICENVIYSSYRALWLDWQAQGTRISRNVFRDNLSEDFFMEVCHGPYMVDHNLFLSPMNFRNMAQGGAFVHNLFAGRFVVRPELTRYTPYHMPHETAVAGYSNIAGGDDRYYNNIFLRDEDTDNEVVPMTFFEHLPLAPREQLNDNGERVMDGIPDNSRCYLHPVGLGGYDEHPNALDKQWWEYTREEIKALIDSGKPFHPEQMALPVAIQGNLYLKDAVPGTHEPNAKVYADKGLEIEIDPASGKVQVHIVNPELLRAAAPTVVTTNLLGRSYHAEMRYEEPDGSPYRFDRDFFGKQRPDSNVTPGPFELTDDSPVKIVL, encoded by the coding sequence CGCTGGCGGAGCCCGGGGATACAGTTACTGTTCATGCGGGTACATACAGGGAATGGGTGAGCCCGGCTAACGGAGGAACAGAGGAACAGCGGATTGTCTATCAGGCTGCCGGGGACGGGGAAGTCATCATCACAGGGGCTGAACCTGTTGCGGATTGGCAGGACGAAGGAGATGGTGTCTGGAGTACAGTGGTGCCGAACAGCCTGTTTGCTGTGCGCAATCCTTTTGCGGAGAAATTGTATGGCGACTGGCTGTTCGAAGGGGCGTTCGAGCCGCATCTGGGGGAGGTCTATCTGGACGGCAAATCGCTGTATGAATGTGATAGCGTTACCAAGCTGCGCGATCCTCAGGTATGGCCGCAGGCCAAGTACGCAGCGGACTCTCTGCTGCAGTGGTATGCGGAAGCAGGCTCGGCCGCCACTAAGATCTGGGCGAGCTTCGGGGGCAAGGACCCGCGCCGGGAGAATGTGGAGATCAGCGTTCGACCTTATTGCTTCTGGCCGGAGCAGACCGGACGGGGCTACATTACGGTCAGAGGCTTCACGCTCCGCCAGGCGGCTCCGCAGTGGGCTCCGCCCACCGCGCTACAGGAAGGGCTGATCGGCCCCCACTGGAGCAAAGGCTGGATCATTGAAGACAACCATATCTGCGAGTCCAAATGCACAGGGGTGAGCCTGGGCAAAGAAATCTCAACCGGGCATAACGAGTGGTCGAAAGGCCGGATGAAGGGCGGGACGCAGCGGGAGCAGGAGGTTATTTTCCGCGCACTCCGCCAGGATTGGCATAAGGACAACATTGGAAGCCATATCGTCCGCAATAATGTGATTCATGACTGTGAACAGGCTGGAGTCGTGGGGCATTTAGGGGCTGCTTTTAGCCGGATTGAACAGAACCGCATTTATAATATTCATCATAAACGGATTTTCCACGGGGCAGAGGTAGGCGGAATCAAGCTCCATGCTTCACTGGATACCCAGATTTGCGAAAATGTCATTTACAGCTCCTACCGGGCGTTATGGCTGGACTGGCAGGCACAGGGCACCCGGATCAGCCGGAATGTGTTCCGCGACAACCTGTCCGAGGATTTCTTCATGGAGGTGTGCCACGGTCCTTATATGGTGGATCACAACCTGTTCCTGTCGCCGATGAACTTCCGCAATATGGCCCAGGGCGGCGCGTTCGTCCATAACCTGTTCGCCGGAAGATTCGTTGTGCGTCCCGAGCTTACCCGATATACACCGTACCATATGCCGCATGAGACAGCGGTTGCGGGCTACAGCAATATCGCGGGCGGGGATGACCGCTATTATAACAATATCTTCCTGCGTGATGAGGATACAGATAATGAGGTAGTGCCGATGACCTTCTTCGAGCATCTGCCGCTGGCCCCGAGAGAGCAGCTTAACGATAACGGTGAGCGGGTGATGGACGGTATCCCGGATAATTCCCGCTGTTATCTGCATCCTGTCGGATTAGGCGGCTACGATGAGCACCCGAATGCGCTGGACAAGCAGTGGTGGGAATACACCAGGGAAGAGATCAAGGCGCTGATCGATTCCGGGAAGCCGTTCCATCCTGAACAGATGGCCCTCCCTGTAGCCATTCAAGGCAATCTGTATCTAAAAGATGCGGTGCCGGGTACACATGAGCCGAACGCGAAGGTCTATGCCGATAAGGGTCTTGAGATCGAGATTGATCCGGCTTCCGGCAAGGTGCAGGTGCATATCGTGAACCCTGAGCTGCTGCGTGCAGCGGCGCCGACTGTGGTCACCACCAATCTGCTGGGCCGAAGCTATCACGCCGAGATGCGTTACGAGGAGCCGGACGGCTCGCCGTACCGGTTCGACCGCGACTTCTTCGGTAAGCAGCGCCCGGACTCGAATGTGACGCCTGGACCGTTTGAGCTAACGGATGATAGTCCGGTAAAGATTGTGCTGTAA
- a CDS encoding AraC family transcriptional regulator, translating to MNEPFELVYDPIQQDFLYLHRTTTYNLGSFYHRHEAYELYLFLRGNVNFYIENSCYRLAPGDLLVIHPEEMHRSFSLDEMEYERITINLQKSLLQRLSSPATHLSECFDYRPKGKGNIVHLKEAELEQFLLWTGELEEALASDAYGADIKAHCCIAQLLVLTNTIFQNTSFTPADIMPELVRATMDYIEMNLGQEITLEQLAGIFHLNSTYISRQFKKHTGLTLRAYIVDRRILFAKSLLSEGLSITEACYQSGFNDYANFIRSFTKITGISPGKFAKSKQQPGAG from the coding sequence ATGAACGAGCCCTTTGAGCTTGTGTATGATCCCATCCAGCAAGATTTCCTGTACCTGCACAGAACGACAACCTACAATCTTGGCAGCTTCTATCACCGGCATGAAGCCTATGAGCTATACTTATTCCTGCGCGGCAACGTTAACTTTTATATTGAGAATAGCTGTTACCGTTTGGCACCGGGAGATTTACTTGTAATCCATCCGGAGGAGATGCACCGTTCCTTTAGCCTGGATGAAATGGAATATGAACGAATTACGATTAATCTCCAGAAGTCTTTGCTGCAGCGGCTCTCCTCTCCGGCTACCCACTTATCTGAATGCTTCGATTACCGTCCCAAGGGAAAAGGGAATATCGTACATTTAAAAGAAGCGGAGCTGGAGCAATTTCTGTTATGGACAGGGGAGCTTGAGGAAGCGCTCGCTTCTGATGCTTATGGAGCAGATATTAAGGCACACTGCTGTATCGCCCAATTATTAGTCCTGACCAATACGATTTTTCAGAATACGAGCTTTACCCCCGCCGATATTATGCCTGAACTGGTCCGTGCAACTATGGATTATATTGAAATGAACCTTGGCCAAGAGATCACCCTTGAACAGTTGGCAGGCATTTTTCATTTGAACAGTACTTATATCAGCCGCCAATTCAAGAAACACACCGGGTTAACGCTCCGGGCGTATATCGTAGACCGCCGGATCTTATTCGCTAAATCGCTTCTTTCTGAGGGATTGAGCATTACAGAGGCCTGCTACCAATCCGGGTTCAACGATTATGCGAATTTCATCCGCAGCTTCACCAAGATCACAGGAATATCACCGGGCAAATTCGCCAAAAGTAAACAGCAGCCGGGAGCTGGTTAA
- a CDS encoding glycosyl hydrolase 115 family protein, producing the protein MFYKEEEAFTGTVKVADKVREDIALVTGELPEVTTDITRLGEYSVIYGTVGRSPVLEKLEASGHIDLSLIEGKREVYLFQVVAAPFPGVSSALVIAGSDKRGTVYGLFHLSECLGVSPLVNWSGVRPVRQSRVVLTEKSNRISKEPSVKYRGIFINDEWPAFGTWAEHHFGGLNAEMYEHVFELLLRLKGNYLWPAMWKSNFNCDGPGLLNAELADEYGIVMGTSHHEPCMRNGEEYSQVRGTDSIYGDAWDFRANREGISRFWEDGLKRNGGFENIITLGMRGEQDTTILGESATLADNINLLREVIREQNRLIREQVNEDLTAVPRDLVLFTEVEAFFYGDEETPGLMGDPELEGVTLMLSDDNFGNLRSVPTEEMRGHSGGFGLYYHFDFHGGAHAYDWMNTNYLPKVWEQLTMAYDYGIREIWVVNIGDICLLEYPLSYFLELAYDMEAWGSSQPNTTGTFTQGWIRQQFGGAFSDDDRLAIQDILEGYTRINHNRKPEVMNSEIYHPVHYSEAENLLKQADYITGLAEELRAKCPDWMLPAYYELVYFPAVASMNLQLMQITAGRNEWYARQNRIEANRLADDIAGYIRKDRELTEELHWISNGKWYGMGLSEHVGFVHWNEEGNRYPLMIQIEPANKPRIIVAKSDSSTFTEGYHWTGKPLHIYDFLRPDVEEVSIDIACGSRMPVPYKVTTDCPWLSCSRSEGLVISQDILVITVNRSLLQEREQGVVCIEAPGSRVRLHVWGEPADITDVEPMTFLERDGYIAIEAEHYADKQDVGGFAFTKLEKYGRTLSGMKVLPPLHDFSGTEDRPYLEYRFMAEQEAPYQVEYYLAPSNTAYMDHKLYYGVQMNGGEVHLENAVSEGFRSLDTSCPEWVSAVKDNIRIRRSELCCRRGLNILRIYAVSPSLVLERIVLYPQGSELPQSYLGPAESYYVKG; encoded by the coding sequence ATGTTTTACAAAGAAGAGGAAGCGTTTACAGGTACAGTTAAGGTTGCGGACAAAGTCCGGGAAGATATTGCTCTTGTTACGGGTGAATTGCCTGAGGTTACTACGGATATCACCCGCCTGGGAGAGTACTCTGTCATTTACGGTACGGTTGGGCGAAGTCCCGTCCTGGAGAAGCTTGAGGCCAGCGGGCATATCGACCTTTCTTTGATTGAAGGGAAGAGGGAGGTATACCTGTTTCAGGTGGTGGCAGCCCCTTTTCCGGGAGTGTCCAGCGCACTTGTGATCGCCGGCAGTGATAAACGCGGGACGGTCTATGGCCTGTTCCATCTCTCCGAATGTCTTGGGGTCTCGCCATTAGTGAACTGGTCCGGGGTGAGGCCTGTAAGACAATCCCGCGTTGTATTAACGGAGAAGAGCAATAGGATATCCAAAGAGCCGTCGGTGAAATACCGCGGAATCTTCATCAATGATGAGTGGCCGGCCTTTGGGACATGGGCAGAGCATCATTTTGGCGGCCTCAACGCGGAGATGTATGAGCATGTATTTGAATTGCTTCTGCGGCTGAAGGGCAATTATCTGTGGCCGGCGATGTGGAAATCCAATTTCAACTGTGACGGCCCGGGCCTGCTGAATGCGGAGCTGGCCGATGAATACGGAATTGTGATGGGAACCTCGCATCATGAGCCCTGCATGCGGAACGGCGAAGAATACAGCCAGGTACGCGGCACAGATTCTATATACGGGGATGCGTGGGATTTCCGTGCCAACCGGGAGGGGATCTCGCGTTTTTGGGAGGATGGCCTGAAGCGCAATGGAGGATTTGAGAATATTATTACACTCGGTATGCGCGGTGAGCAGGATACAACGATCCTTGGCGAATCCGCGACACTTGCTGACAACATCAACCTGCTGCGGGAGGTCATTCGTGAACAGAACAGGCTGATCCGGGAACAGGTGAATGAAGACTTGACGGCGGTTCCGCGTGACCTGGTGCTGTTCACGGAAGTGGAGGCATTTTTCTATGGGGATGAAGAAACGCCGGGTCTGATGGGTGATCCGGAATTAGAAGGCGTAACGCTGATGCTCAGTGATGATAATTTCGGTAATCTCCGCAGTGTACCTACGGAGGAGATGCGGGGGCACAGCGGCGGCTTTGGACTGTATTATCATTTCGATTTCCACGGGGGCGCCCATGCTTATGATTGGATGAATACCAATTATCTGCCGAAGGTGTGGGAGCAGCTTACAATGGCCTATGATTATGGCATCCGTGAGATCTGGGTGGTCAATATTGGAGATATTTGTCTGCTGGAATATCCGCTGTCTTATTTCCTGGAGCTGGCCTACGATATGGAGGCCTGGGGCTCCTCACAACCCAATACAACCGGTACATTCACGCAAGGCTGGATCAGGCAGCAGTTCGGCGGTGCGTTCAGTGACGATGACAGACTGGCTATACAGGATATCCTCGAAGGATATACCCGGATCAACCATAACCGCAAACCGGAAGTGATGAACTCGGAAATCTATCATCCTGTGCATTATTCGGAAGCGGAGAACTTGCTCAAGCAGGCGGATTATATCACAGGCCTCGCCGAAGAGCTGAGGGCGAAGTGCCCGGACTGGATGTTGCCAGCCTATTATGAACTGGTCTATTTCCCGGCTGTCGCATCGATGAATCTTCAGCTGATGCAGATTACTGCGGGCAGGAATGAGTGGTATGCACGGCAGAACCGCATAGAGGCCAACCGACTTGCGGACGATATTGCTGGATATATCCGCAAGGACAGGGAGTTAACGGAAGAGCTCCATTGGATAAGCAACGGCAAATGGTACGGCATGGGACTGTCCGAGCATGTCGGCTTTGTCCACTGGAATGAGGAGGGCAACCGCTATCCGCTGATGATCCAGATCGAACCCGCCAACAAGCCGCGGATCATTGTGGCGAAATCAGATTCCTCCACATTCACCGAAGGCTATCACTGGACAGGCAAGCCCCTCCACATCTATGATTTCCTACGCCCGGATGTGGAGGAAGTATCCATTGATATTGCCTGCGGCAGCCGGATGCCGGTGCCCTATAAGGTTACAACCGATTGCCCGTGGCTGTCTTGTTCAAGGTCGGAAGGACTGGTTATCAGCCAAGATATTCTTGTGATCACCGTTAACCGGAGCCTGCTTCAGGAGCGGGAGCAGGGAGTAGTCTGTATCGAAGCTCCGGGTAGCAGAGTCCGGCTTCATGTATGGGGGGAGCCTGCCGATATTACAGACGTTGAGCCGATGACCTTCCTGGAGCGTGACGGCTATATTGCGATAGAAGCGGAGCATTATGCAGACAAGCAGGATGTGGGTGGATTCGCGTTCACGAAGCTTGAGAAGTACGGGCGGACTCTGTCGGGAATGAAGGTGCTGCCTCCTCTTCATGATTTCAGCGGGACGGAGGACCGGCCTTATCTGGAATACCGTTTCATGGCTGAGCAGGAAGCGCCTTATCAGGTGGAGTACTATCTTGCACCTTCCAATACAGCCTATATGGATCATAAGCTGTACTACGGCGTGCAGATGAATGGCGGGGAAGTACACCTGGAGAACGCTGTCAGTGAGGGGTTCCGTTCTCTGGACACCAGCTGTCCGGAATGGGTCAGTGCGGTGAAGGACAATATCCGTATCCGCCGCAGTGAGCTTTGTTGCAGGCGCGGCTTGAATATCCTAAGGATCTACGCTGTAAGTCCTTCACTGGTGCTTGAGCGGATTGTCCTGTATCCACAGGGCAGTGAGCTGCCCCAGTCCTATCTTGGACCGGCAGAGAGCTATTACGTGAAGGGTTAG
- a CDS encoding response regulator, producing MFKILLVDDEVFVRKGLLEIIPWESLNFSIAGEANNGAEALDMIRQLKPDLVITDIRMPILDGLELISTVAENNAQDVVFIVISGFNDFKYAQQALRYGVHDYILKPIDDEEMTATLRKLSYTMGRKRITTLTNVDHTASVILETLVQGKLPDTEAEPLAAALGMEQKHGFLYCLAEVYSGQGDQQLTLKQFQSGLQFIEEDGNRIPVFEQQQGSFGMLLCTEAVTGGAGGLANRLECLRSALEDRLGCRLNLYAGDPAQALMDVHRSYAEANEAARHKYAEPAGLIMYSLIKDRPLYVFDMSPAVISKLIVQLEEGDRCGYLDTVESIFQLFHKQRFTPHAVSGSLARCMTGIIAVIKEMDGSEEQILRLKGLTEREHVNWSLQMLKENFTLAVQEATDYIALLRKEHSAGGIVFIKRYIDTHYSENINLKSIAAQFYMNAVYLGRLFRKTYGVYFNDYLLELRIQEAKKLLRKSDFRIYEIAGKVGFQSVDYFVTQFEKLEQVSPTEYRNILIEKE from the coding sequence ATGTTCAAAATATTGCTGGTAGACGATGAGGTATTTGTCCGCAAGGGATTGCTGGAGATCATTCCGTGGGAATCGCTCAATTTCAGCATCGCCGGAGAAGCGAACAATGGGGCAGAGGCGCTGGATATGATCCGGCAGCTCAAGCCTGATCTGGTCATTACGGACATACGGATGCCTATTCTGGACGGACTGGAGCTTATCAGCACCGTGGCCGAGAATAATGCTCAGGATGTGGTTTTCATCGTAATCAGCGGCTTCAATGATTTCAAGTATGCACAGCAGGCACTCCGCTACGGGGTGCATGACTATATTCTGAAGCCGATTGATGATGAGGAGATGACCGCCACACTGCGCAAGCTGTCCTATACGATGGGCAGGAAGAGAATCACCACACTGACTAATGTTGATCACACCGCCAGTGTAATTCTGGAGACGCTGGTGCAAGGGAAGCTGCCGGATACAGAAGCGGAGCCCCTCGCCGCAGCGCTGGGCATGGAACAGAAGCATGGCTTCCTGTATTGTCTGGCTGAAGTGTATTCGGGCCAGGGCGACCAGCAGCTCACGCTGAAGCAATTTCAGAGCGGGCTGCAATTCATTGAAGAGGACGGTAACCGCATACCTGTGTTTGAGCAGCAGCAGGGAAGCTTTGGAATGCTGCTCTGTACAGAAGCAGTAACGGGCGGAGCCGGCGGTCTTGCGAACCGTCTGGAATGCCTACGGTCAGCATTGGAGGACAGGCTTGGTTGCAGGCTCAATCTCTACGCAGGTGATCCGGCCCAGGCACTTATGGATGTTCACCGTTCGTATGCGGAGGCGAATGAAGCGGCAAGACATAAATATGCCGAGCCCGCCGGACTCATTATGTACTCGCTGATTAAGGACAGGCCTCTGTACGTTTTTGATATGAGTCCGGCGGTCATAAGCAAGCTTATCGTCCAACTGGAGGAGGGGGACAGGTGCGGCTACCTGGACACTGTGGAGAGTATCTTTCAACTGTTCCATAAGCAGCGGTTCACACCACATGCGGTATCAGGCTCTCTCGCCCGGTGTATGACGGGGATCATTGCTGTCATTAAGGAAATGGACGGCAGTGAAGAGCAGATTCTGAGGCTGAAGGGGCTGACCGAACGGGAGCATGTGAATTGGAGTCTGCAGATGCTGAAGGAGAATTTCACACTGGCAGTGCAGGAAGCAACTGACTATATTGCCCTTCTCCGCAAAGAACATTCTGCAGGGGGCATTGTGTTCATTAAACGGTATATCGATACCCACTACAGTGAGAATATCAACCTGAAAAGTATAGCGGCCCAATTCTATATGAATGCAGTATATCTGGGACGCCTGTTCCGCAAGACATACGGTGTTTATTTTAACGATTATTTGCTGGAGCTCAGGATACAGGAGGCCAAAAAGCTGCTTCGGAAAAGTGATTTCAGAATATATGAGATCGCCGGGAAGGTCGGTTTTCAGAGTGTAGATTATTTTGTGACCCAATTCGAGAAGCTGGAGCAAGTGTCGCCGACAGAATACCGGAACATATTGATAGAAAAAGAATAA
- a CDS encoding sensor histidine kinase — protein sequence MKKLLNYMKLREKLLLMYVLSVFIPIVLTNIVFYHVTTTNIRNQKIRDADMALNNLRAELQVAIDQGVGLSYSLYADPIFNKTISRKFTSEMDYVQTFNSYLEGALSNQGVQGVRWYQVYTDNPTVLTSGYLDRLTDKIRQSDWYTQSKALSAPYPTFVYSEQKFSLIQKLNNYYTSGMEQLVKIDLNMERIQQIFNGSTFNGAVYLLDPQGRVKYANDEAASPGLIPFRNFLQPKNSLEFRAAYTGINYLEGWTLAGVMNEELVLNEVRKSRSFVIWFACINFILPTIIIAVMSRSIHVRLVRILKYMKKVKAQNFQTIPYEEARDEIGQLTMEFNRMTETINSLINEVYVADIQKKNLELREQQAQLHALLSQINPHFLFNSLESVRMRSIIKGEKETAKIIQHMAKMFRKSISWSQNYVTVSEELELIESFLEIQQYRFGDKLEYSIVADLEALRQRIPKMVLLPFVENASIHGVESIADSGIISISVTVQAERLILRLEDNGMGLSPEKLEELLLYLQEDGGIGERVGMKNAYYRLKLIFQDQFEFAVETREGEGMVILISLPLMDNNTA from the coding sequence ATGAAGAAGCTGTTAAATTACATGAAGCTGCGGGAGAAGCTGCTGCTCATGTACGTGCTGTCCGTATTTATTCCCATTGTCCTCACCAATATCGTGTTCTATCACGTCACAACCACCAATATCCGCAATCAAAAAATCCGTGATGCCGACATGGCACTGAACAATTTGAGAGCCGAACTGCAGGTGGCAATCGACCAGGGAGTAGGCTTATCGTATTCGCTGTATGCGGATCCCATCTTCAATAAAACCATTTCCCGCAAATTCACCAGTGAGATGGATTATGTACAGACATTCAACAGCTACCTGGAAGGAGCCTTGTCCAATCAAGGCGTACAGGGTGTCCGTTGGTATCAGGTGTACACCGATAATCCTACAGTGCTGACCTCCGGCTACCTTGACCGTCTAACCGATAAAATTCGCCAATCGGACTGGTATACCCAGTCCAAAGCTTTGTCGGCGCCCTATCCGACCTTTGTCTATTCTGAGCAGAAGTTCAGTCTGATTCAAAAATTAAATAATTATTACACCAGCGGAATGGAGCAGCTTGTCAAAATTGATTTGAACATGGAGCGGATTCAGCAGATTTTTAACGGCAGCACCTTCAATGGCGCTGTGTATCTGTTAGATCCCCAAGGCCGGGTCAAGTATGCGAATGATGAGGCGGCGAGTCCGGGGCTGATCCCTTTCAGGAACTTTCTCCAGCCTAAGAATTCCCTTGAATTCAGGGCTGCATATACCGGGATTAATTATCTGGAAGGGTGGACACTTGCGGGCGTGATGAATGAGGAGCTTGTGCTGAACGAAGTCAGGAAATCGCGTTCTTTTGTCATTTGGTTTGCCTGCATCAACTTTATATTGCCCACAATTATCATTGCGGTTATGTCCAGATCGATTCATGTACGGCTGGTCCGGATTCTCAAATATATGAAGAAGGTTAAGGCGCAGAACTTCCAGACCATTCCCTATGAAGAGGCCAGAGATGAGATCGGCCAGTTAACCATGGAGTTCAACCGCATGACCGAAACGATCAACAGCCTGATTAACGAGGTCTACGTTGCCGATATCCAGAAGAAGAACCTGGAGCTTAGGGAGCAGCAAGCGCAGCTGCATGCCCTGCTTAGCCAGATTAACCCCCATTTCCTATTCAACTCGCTCGAATCCGTACGCATGCGCAGCATCATCAAGGGTGAGAAGGAGACGGCAAAGATCATTCAACATATGGCAAAAATGTTCCGGAAATCCATATCCTGGAGTCAGAACTATGTTACCGTCAGCGAAGAGCTGGAACTGATTGAGAGCTTCCTGGAGATTCAGCAGTACCGCTTCGGCGACAAGCTGGAGTATAGCATTGTGGCAGACCTTGAAGCCCTGAGGCAGCGGATTCCCAAAATGGTACTGTTGCCGTTCGTAGAGAATGCCAGTATTCATGGGGTCGAGTCTATCGCAGACAGCGGGATCATCTCCATCTCAGTGACTGTGCAAGCTGAACGGCTGATTCTCAGGCTGGAGGATAACGGAATGGGGCTGTCACCGGAGAAGCTGGAGGAGCTGCTGCTCTATCTGCAGGAGGATGGCGGCATTGGTGAGCGGGTTGGGATGAAGAATGCATACTACCGCCTGAAGCTGATCTTCCAGGACCAGTTTGAATTTGCAGTTGAGACCCGGGAAGGGGAAGGGATGGTTATCCTCATCTCCCTGCCGCTGATGGATAACAACACCGCATGA
- a CDS encoding ABC transporter substrate-binding protein, with product MLKNKLLTTSLVLILAAALGGCGGGSSNNAPDTSAQSTNAGGNEEAPAVTYKYFSFGAPKKQILGSETTIGKELQAQTGVDWNIEYLVGDGDTKAGVMIASGDYPDIIDSSGQMAKLMDAGAFIPLDDLIEQYGPNIKRVYGPYFDKFRQEDGKLYFFPYGANIGYISEPNFQTGFYIQRSVLKEFNYPKIKTLDEYFDLLKQYKEKHPQVGGQETIGFATLAGEQGSFFTLQNPANHLAGYPNDGSTIVDMKTHEAKLVGGSDYQKRWIKKLNEANAEGLVDPESFTMNRDQYLAKLTSGRVLGYFSYSWQVGDATNNLKKAGNDDMRYVALPIVFDKEIKDQYIDPPGFVNNYGVGITVKAKDPVRIIQYFDNLLKEENQILVQWGIKDQSYAVDANGRFTYANDAQRQLHEDPEQSLKFGFDYFNYSWPRYGNNSVLQDGNAYGPGNQPEVASYGYTDGDKKLLEAYGVKTFSELFSDPDERPWSPAWSIALEQGSPEQMFITKADDLQRKHLPAMVLDTPANFDKNWGDYMAQFNKLDKKTYEDFITKKVQERVAGKW from the coding sequence ATGTTAAAAAACAAGCTTTTGACCACCAGTCTGGTACTCATTCTGGCGGCGGCATTGGGAGGCTGCGGCGGAGGTAGCAGCAACAATGCGCCGGACACCTCAGCACAGAGCACGAATGCGGGAGGCAATGAGGAGGCTCCGGCAGTAACCTACAAGTATTTCAGCTTCGGGGCACCCAAGAAACAAATCCTGGGAAGCGAAACAACAATCGGCAAAGAGCTGCAGGCTCAGACCGGAGTGGACTGGAATATTGAATATCTGGTCGGCGATGGAGATACCAAGGCGGGCGTGATGATTGCCAGCGGAGACTATCCGGACATCATTGACTCCAGTGGTCAGATGGCTAAGCTTATGGACGCAGGGGCATTTATTCCGCTTGATGATCTTATTGAACAATACGGCCCCAATATTAAACGGGTATACGGACCCTATTTTGATAAATTCAGGCAGGAAGACGGCAAGCTCTACTTCTTCCCTTACGGTGCCAACATCGGCTACATCTCTGAGCCTAACTTTCAGACCGGCTTCTACATTCAGCGGTCTGTGCTGAAGGAATTCAATTATCCGAAGATTAAGACGCTTGATGAATATTTTGACTTGCTGAAGCAATACAAAGAGAAGCATCCTCAGGTGGGCGGACAGGAGACGATTGGCTTCGCTACCCTTGCCGGTGAACAGGGAAGCTTCTTCACCCTTCAGAATCCGGCCAATCACTTGGCAGGCTATCCGAATGACGGCAGCACCATTGTCGATATGAAGACCCATGAGGCCAAGCTGGTCGGGGGCTCCGATTATCAGAAGAGATGGATTAAGAAGCTGAATGAAGCTAACGCCGAGGGATTGGTTGACCCTGAATCCTTCACGATGAACAGAGACCAGTATCTGGCTAAGCTGACCTCGGGACGCGTACTCGGTTACTTCAGCTATTCCTGGCAGGTTGGGGATGCGACGAATAACCTCAAGAAAGCCGGTAATGACGACATGCGTTATGTTGCGCTTCCGATTGTATTTGATAAAGAGATCAAAGATCAATATATTGATCCTCCCGGCTTCGTAAACAATTATGGAGTAGGCATTACAGTGAAAGCCAAAGACCCCGTCCGTATTATCCAATACTTCGACAACCTGCTTAAGGAAGAGAATCAAATCCTGGTTCAATGGGGCATCAAGGATCAGAGCTATGCAGTTGACGCGAACGGAAGGTTCACTTATGCCAACGACGCGCAGCGCCAGCTGCACGAAGACCCTGAGCAGAGCCTGAAATTCGGGTTTGACTATTTCAACTACAGCTGGCCGCGTTATGGCAATAACTCTGTTCTGCAGGATGGCAATGCCTATGGTCCGGGTAACCAGCCTGAGGTAGCCTCTTACGGTTATACGGATGGCGACAAGAAGCTGCTCGAAGCTTACGGAGTGAAGACCTTCAGCGAGCTGTTCAGCGATCCGGATGAGCGCCCTTGGTCCCCTGCCTGGTCCATTGCTCTGGAACAAGGTTCTCCTGAACAGATGTTCATTACCAAGGCTGACGATTTGCAGCGCAAACATCTGCCTGCTATGGTTCTGGACACACCGGCCAACTTCGACAAGAATTGGGGAGATTACATGGCCCAGTTCAACAAGCTGGATAAGAAAACCTATGAAGATTTCATCACCAAGAAGGTTCAGGAACGTGTAGCAGGCAAATGGTAA